ATGAAAAAGAACTGCAAAAAAAAATAGGTCCACAATCAACGAGTATTAGTGAATGAATTTGATCATTAACACTAGAATCAACATAGCCCACCTAGCACAGCAAGCTCACCCATCGTACTTTCATCATAACAGTTTACTAGCTACAATACCTATTTTAGTGTTTTACCTAACCAAAacttatcatatatatatatataaatcaaaagtTGCATTTTCGTGAAATCTTCCCTTTCTCTGTacaaatttgttttttcttcatGGATTCAAACAGAGAAAtgagaagaaacaaaagaagctTCCCTTACCGAGCTTTCGGCTCAAACATCAAGTTCTATCAAGTTTTCTGCAGGCTTAACAAGAGATGACATTTAAGTCGGCAGGGCAGATGCATCACTAGGTTAGATGGATCTTTGTCAATCAATAGAAAAAAACTCCTGTTCTGGTCATTAAATCAGCCTGTAGCATTAGCATCCTCCTTTCCCCTTAGGCTTCATTCTCCTTGGCTCCCAAAGCTGGCTCTTCTTCCTTGCTTCTCTCCCTCAATCCTTGATTTCCTTGTTCTGACCGAGGATCTCCCCTTTTGTTGTCTACAACATCACTTAGTGGCCTCTCACAGATACAAGAATATGGATATTCATGAAATTCACCACGTCCAGGTCTCATCTCATCTGGCTCTCCCATGAATCCTTTTTGAAATGCCTTCACCTTTCTGGCGAAGGTATCCCAATCCATCTCATCCCTTTCCATCATCAAAGGACCAAACCTCTTCGCATTTGGTCTTATAGTCCTCTTGTGCCCCATGTACCTCCTTCAAATCCCAGTAAGCAATTATGAATAGTTAAGTAAAGTCCAGCGAGGATCATCACTACGctaaatatgtaataaatgCTGAAGATGTAAatgcaaagaaataaaaaaggaaagcaCATATGGAGCCTATACTAAGCAATTTGATACCTGCACATCATACAAAATTAagttaagtgaatttagttttaaaaattttagatcataTGTAACTTTTAACATCAAATCTAACACATATGGCCATcaaagaatttcattttttttattatgatttcgGTCCCCATACCTATGTTACAGGTATGCGAATTAACATATGGTCATGTTAAGAGCATTATTCTTGCTCATAGTTGACGTCATTCAAGCCTGGTTTAAATTTCATGTCTTCATTAAATTAACTCAACAGTTCAGTTTCTAGATTAACTTAAAAGTTAGCACTATATGGAAGATATGCGGCTGTAGTAGTTGATACAAGAAATAACTGGACTTCTCACCTTCGACCTGCAAGAATCTTGGCCATATTTCCATTATTATTGGTGACGAAAACATCACTTTCATCACAAACAATGTAGTCAATGGCAGCAAGGCGAGAAGAGAATGGAAGAAAAGGTTTTAGGTCTTCATTAGCAAGCATCTCTTTCGTATAAAAGTTGGGAAAGAGATCTCTTAGTGGTCGAAGCGTCTCTTCTCCACCATATATTTCTCCAGATGCGACATAGATGTACGAGTCATTTGCAAAACCAAGTGCCCTCAGCATCAATCCTACTTCATGAGGAGTAAGTGGACATCTACCTCGCCTCCTCTCTTCATCAGCATCTACATCCTGCAACAATACAAGGATGAGTGCAACTTTACTAGATTCCAGgatgcaaaagaaaagaaaaagcattaGTACTCATTCTAAAAACATTGTCTTATGCTGTATATTAAAGAAGGAACTGATTAAGGAGTCAAAAAAGATGATATCTCACTGTCAATGTTTCCCATCTCCTTCGTATCTCTCCAAGCTCATTCCTCTCCTTGTCACCGCCACCAAAGTAACAACCAGAAAATGCAAGCATATCCGGTTCAAATCTGTAATTAAAAGAGTTTGACTCATACAAGGAAATAGGTCTTCACAGAGTTCAAAATCATACTTCAGAATGTTTCTCCATGCATATGCATATGAGCCAAAGTGCCATTATTGAATACACACACTCAGATTTGAAGTGCTGGAGCCGTTGATGCAGAAAGTAGTTGTTGGATGCAAAGTCAAAAACACAATGGTTAAATAAACTCACTGAAGTTATATgcatttccaaaattttgaggatttggCACTTAAGTGAAAGGCATTCTATACTGTCACTAGATTATCTGGTTTGAAGTCATAGAGATAACCACATGAAAGTAAAGGGACTTCAAAATAAGTGTAATCGTGCTCATTCCAAAGTGTGATGAGTTATTTTGCAGATATTCCCATGGATTACTGACAAAACCCAATTTCAGGAGGCACATCTCATCTGGTTACAATGTCAAAGTTTCTTTCGCTATGcacataaattaaaaagctAAATTCTATCTTTCTAGAATTCAGAACAAACCTCAAATGGACTGCAATAAAACGGTTTGCCATTGCACGCATTCTCGTTACAAGTTTCTGCCCAAGTTCTTGAATAGGTTTTGTAAATCTTAAAGCATGATAATTAGCCCGGCAACGCAACTTTTGTAGCTCATCGTCGATGTTGTTGGCCAGTCTGTAATCAAACTTTGTCAGTTGTAGGACCTACAAAATTTTCAGAGTGTTAAACTTAAAAG
The Gossypium raimondii isolate GPD5lz chromosome 8, ASM2569854v1, whole genome shotgun sequence DNA segment above includes these coding regions:
- the LOC105792063 gene encoding LOW QUALITY PROTEIN: O-fucosyltransferase 29 (The sequence of the model RefSeq protein was modified relative to this genomic sequence to represent the inferred CDS: inserted 1 base in 1 codon); the protein is MGVAKAWXFSVMSDKLALLQHPGGSLLSHKHECCKWRSSAAQPRKPISWSLICGLMLFCLGMISLFTGHVASDLEWYSQRLMKRRSYFKLEGINKGPIDIWQSDYAKYFYGCSKRSRNFPLAIRARSSNGYLLIAASGGLNQQRTGISDAVVVARILNATLVIPELDHRSYWKDDSDFANIFDVNWFISYLAKDVTIVRRVPDKFMRSMDKPPYTMRVPRKSPPEYYLDQVLPILQRRSVLQLTKFDYRLANNIDDELQKLRCRANYHALRFTKPIQELGQKLVTRMRAMANRFIAVHLRFEPDMLAFSGCYFGGGDKERNELGEIRRRWETLTDVDADEERRRGRCPLTPHEVGLMLRALGFANDSYIYVASGEIYGGEETLRPLRDLFPNFYTKEMLANEDLKPFLPFSSRLAAIDYIVCDESDVFVTNNNGNMAKILAGRRRYMGHKRTIRPNAKRFGPLMMERDEMDWDTFARKVKAFQKGFMGEPDEMRPGRGEFHEYPYSCICERPLSDVVDNKRGDPRSEQGNQGLRERSKEEEPALGAKENEA